One segment of Streptomyces sp. NA02950 DNA contains the following:
- a CDS encoding TrkA family potassium uptake protein — MRVAIAGAGAVGRSIAGELLENGHEVLLIDKAPTAISVERVPQAEWLLADACEITSLDEAALQRCNVVIAATGDDKVNLVVSLLAKTEYGVPRVVARVNNPKNEWLFNEAWGVDVAVSTPRLMSALVEEAVSVGDLVRLLRFSHGDANLVELTLPPEAALAGTRVGDVEWPEDTTLVTIIRGTRVLTPNKDDVLEAGDELLFVAAQAREEQLEDLLSVRREPSPGP; from the coding sequence GTGAGGGTCGCCATTGCCGGAGCGGGCGCCGTGGGGCGCTCCATCGCGGGCGAGCTGCTGGAGAACGGCCACGAGGTGCTCCTCATCGACAAGGCGCCCACCGCCATCTCGGTGGAGCGGGTGCCGCAGGCCGAGTGGCTGCTCGCCGACGCCTGCGAGATCACCTCGCTGGACGAGGCCGCGCTCCAGCGCTGCAATGTGGTCATCGCGGCGACCGGGGACGACAAGGTGAACCTGGTCGTCTCGCTGCTCGCCAAGACCGAGTACGGGGTGCCCCGGGTGGTCGCCCGGGTGAACAACCCCAAGAACGAGTGGCTGTTCAACGAGGCGTGGGGCGTCGATGTCGCCGTCTCCACCCCGCGGCTGATGTCGGCACTGGTCGAGGAGGCGGTGAGCGTCGGCGACCTGGTGCGGCTGCTGCGCTTCAGCCACGGCGACGCCAACCTGGTCGAGCTGACGCTGCCGCCGGAGGCGGCCCTGGCCGGGACCCGGGTCGGCGATGTGGAGTGGCCGGAGGACACCACCCTGGTCACCATCATCCGCGGCACCCGTGTGCTGACCCCGAACAAGGACGATGTCCTGGAGGCGGGCGACGAGCTGCTGTTCGTCGCTGCGCAGGCACGTGAGGAGCAGCTGGAGGACCTGCTGTCGGTCCGCCGGGAGCCGAGCCCCGGTCCGTGA